The Paramisgurnus dabryanus chromosome 6, PD_genome_1.1, whole genome shotgun sequence genome has a window encoding:
- the slc7a14a gene encoding probable cationic amino acid transporter produces the protein MSGLFAKLDPRRIQWGATWYAFQSRILRTKPVESMLESTGGGTGAHGTKLARVLSTVDLVSLGVGSCVGTGMYVVSGLVAKEMAGPGVIVSFIIAAVASILSGVCYAEFGVRVPKTTGSAYTYSYVTVGEFVAFFIGWNLILEYLIGTAAGASALSSMFDSLANHSISGFMINHIGTLNGLGKGEQSYPDILALVIAILVTVIVALGVKNSVGFNNVLNVINLMVWVFIMIAGLFFVSGSNWDEGRFLPYGWSGVMQGAATCFYAFIGFDIIATTGEEAKSPNTSIPYAITASLVTCLTAYVSVSVILTLMVPYTEIDEDAPLMEMFSLHGFQTAKYIVAIGSIAGLTVSLLGSLFPMPRVIYAMAGDGLLFRFLAHVSTYTETPAVACVVSGFLSALLALLVSLRDLIEMMSIGTLLAYTLVSVCVLLLRYQPEGDIHGFVNFLSEQNAKRKEGVLAECEKDACSPVSEGDDYGGPATNTCGAKNLPSLGDNEMLIGKPDKSTYTSSHPNYGTVDMSSGIETDETDSAYLLKLKKLLGPRYYTMRIRLGLPGKMDRPTVATGRTVTRCVILLFILIFCFCSLIIFGSGQIAEGQWWAVLLLVILLLVITLLVFIIIQQPENPKRLPYMAPCVPFVPVSAMLVNIYLMLKLSSITWIRFGVWCLVGILIYFGYGMWNSTLEITAREEEAHASTYQRYDMGVDDNLAADDDLYPSGDGGQFQSWKSHEGKGGHQKQQRQEQHDSQHEVLDRVDNNRTSSYSSNSRAKSKAGKASPGFEALVVDDDLDDPLE, from the exons ATGAGCGGACTCTTTGCCAAACTGGACCCACGGCGGATTCAGTGGGGGGCCACCTGGTATGCCTTCCAGTCCCGCATCCTGCGCACAAAGCCGGTGGAGTCGATGCTGGAGAGCACAGGAGGTGGCACCGGAGCTCATGGCACCAAACTTGCCCGCGTGCTCTCCACGGTAGACCTTGTGTCTCTGGGAGTGGGAAGCTGCGTAGGTACGGGCATGTACGTGGTATCTGGACTTGTTGCTAAGGAAATGGCAGGACCTGGGGTCATTGTGTCTTTCATCATTGCTGCCGTGGCCTCCATCCTGTCAG GGGTGTGTTATGCTGAGTTTGGTGTGCGGGTGCCTAAAACAACAGGTTCGGCCTATACCTATAGCTATGTGACAGTGGGTGAATTTGTGGCTTTTTTCATTGGCTGGAATCTGATTTTGGAGTATCTGATTGGCACAGCAGCAGGAGCCAGTGCACTTAGCAGTATGTTTGACTCGCTGGCCAATCACAGCATCAGTGGTTTCATGATCAACCACATAGGAACGCTCAATGGCCTGG GTAAAGGCGAGCAGTCGTATCCTGACATCCTGGCACTCGTCATAGCCATCCTGGTCACAGTGATAGTCGCTCTGGGTGTAAAGAATTCAGTGGGCTTCAACAATGTGCTGAACGTCATCAATCTGATGGTGTGGGTCTTCATAATGATTGCAGGACTGTTCTTCGTCAGTGGGAGCAATTGGGACGAGGGGAGATTTCTACCTTATGGCTGGTCGGGG GTCATGCAGGGTGCAGCCACTTGCTTCTATGCCTTTATAGGATTTGACATCATAGCCACCACTGGAGAGGAAGCAAAGAGTCCCAATACCTCCATCCCTTATGCTATCACTGCCTCTCTGGTCACCTGCCTAACTGCCTATGTCTCT GTGAGTGTGATCCTTACATTAATGGTTCCCTACACTGAAATTGATGAAGATGCTCCACTgatggaaatgttttctctacATGGTTTCCAAACGGCAAAATATATAGTGGCCATTGGCTCAATTGCCGGACTTACAGTTAGTTTGTTAGGATCTCTGTTCCCAATGCCGAGAGTCATCTACGCCATGGCAGGAGACGGTTTACTCTTCAG GTTCTTGGCTCATGTGAGCACATACACAGAGACACCTGCAGTGGCCTGTGTGGTATCTGGGTTCCTCTCAGCTCTGTTGGCTCTGCTTGTCAGCCTGAGGGACCTAATTGAGATGATGTCCATCGGCACCCTGCTCGCCTACACATTAGTGTCGGTGTGTGTGCTACTGCTGCGCTACCAGCCCGAAGGAGACATCCACGGTTTCGTCAACTTCCTTTCAGAGCAGAACGCGAAGCGCAAAGAAGGGGTATTGGCTGAGTGTGAGAAGGACGCCTGCTCGCCGGTAAGCGAGGGCGATGACTACGGAGGACCTGCCACAAACACCTGTGGAGCAAAGAACCTCCCGTCGCTGGGAGACAACGAGATGCTAATCGGTAAGCCCGACAAGTCCACCTACACCTCCAGTCACCCGAACTACGGCACCGTGGACATGTCCTCAGGCATCGAAACGGACGAAACGGACAGTGCTTACTTGCTCAAACTAAAGAAGCTGCTGGGGCCACGCTATTACACCATGCGCATCCGGCTCGGCCTGCCGGGAAAGATGGACCGTCCCACTGTTGCCACGGGCCGCACCGTCACACGCTGCGTCATCCTGCTTTTTATCCTAATCTTTTGCTTCTGCTCCCTCATCATCTTCGGGTCGGGTCAGATCGCAGAGGGTCAGTGGTGGGCTGTGCTTTTGCTGGTGATACTGCTGCTGGTCATCACGCTCTTGGTCTTCATTATCATTCAGCAGCCTGAGAACCCCAAGCGTCTCCCCTACATGGCTCCCTGCGTTCCCTTCGTCCCAGTCTCTGCCATGCTGGTGAATATTTACCTCATGCTCAAGCTTTCCAGCATCACGTGGATCCGTTTTGGTGTGTGGTGCCTTGTGG GCATTCTAATTTACTTTGGGTACGGCATGTGGAACAGCACCCTGGAGATCACGGCACGTGAGGAGGAAGCCCACGCCAGCACGTACCAGCGCTATGACATGGGTGTGGATGACAATTTAGCAGCGGATGATGATCTGTATCCTTCAGGAGATGGGGGTCAGTTCCAAAGCTGGAAATCCCATGAGGGAAAAGGTGGGCACCAGAAACAGCAACGCCAGGAGCAGCACGACTCTCAGCATGAAGTCCTGGACAGAGTGGACAACAATAGGACCTCCTCTTACTCTTCAAACAGCAGGGCCAAAAGCAAAGCTGGCAAAGCCAGTCCAGGCTTTGAGGCGCTGGTGGTCGATGATGATTTGGACGA